The genomic stretch AGCGGCTGGACTGCATCAACTGCGACCTCTGCCTGCCGGCCTGTCCCAACGGCGCGCTCTTCGGCTGGAACCTGATGCCGGCCCCCGGCGAGGCGCCGCGCCGGCAGATCGGCGTGCTGGCCGACGCCTGCAACGCCTGTTCCAACTGTGAGACCTGGTGTCCCGAGCAGGGCGCGCCCTGGCGGGTCAAGGAACGCTGGCACCAGGATCTGGCCTCGCTGCGGGCCGCGCCTGTCGAACTGGACGGGTTTTGCGTGGCGGAAGGGGTGCTGACGGGACGAATCTCCGGCTGCTGGCTGACCCTGACGACCGCCCCGGCCGGAGACTGCCTGGCCTGGGAGGGGGAGCTGCCCGACGCGCCGGAAACCCTGCTGGAGCGCTTTCTCCAGGTCAGAGACTCCTTTTTGAAAGGGGACAACCCGGCGGCCCTGTTGAGCGGGGAGGGCCTGTGAGTCCGCGACTCTTCCGCAACGCCCGCGTTCCGGCCGGCGGCGACGCCACGCGCGTGCTGGACTTCCTGGTGGAAGACGGGCGCTTCGCCTGGTTCGACGAGCCGGGGCGCAACCGCTGTCCGGAAGCCTGCGAAATCGACCTGCAGGGACGGTTGGTGCTGCCCGGGGTGATCGACGGCCACGTGCACTTCGACGATCCCGGCTACACCTGGCGCGAGACCTTCGCCAGCGGCACGCGGGCCGCGGCGGCGGGCGGCGTCACCTGCGTGGCGGACATGCCTTGCACGTCCACGCCGCCGGTGGTGTCGCTGGCGAACCTGCGCGCCAAGCACGCGGCCGTGCGCGACCAGGCCCTGGTGGACTACATCTTCTGGGGCGGCATGTGCGCCAACCTGATGGAGGGCGGGACGGACTGGCGGCGGGACCTGCGCTCACTGGCCGCCGCGGGGATCGGCGCGCTCAAGTGCTACCTGCACTCCGGGATGGACGGTTTCCGGGCCGTGTCACACGCGCAACTGGGGGAGCTGGCCGGACTCTGTGCCGAGCTGGGGCTGCCGCTGGGCGTGCACGCCGAGGACCAGGAACTTGTGCTGGGGCGTGAGGCCGCCCTGCGTGCGGCCGGACGCGCCGACGCGGAGGCCTTCGTGGAGTCGCGGCCGGGCGAGGCGGAGCGGCGCGCGGTGCGGGCGGTGATCCAGGCCGCGCGCGAGTCGGGCGCCCACCTGCACGTGGTGCATCTGGGGAGCGGAGCCGCGCTGGAGGAGATCGCCGCCGCCCGGCGTGCGGGGCTGCGGGTCAGCGCCGAGACCTGCCCGCACTACCTGGCCTTCACGAGCGCGGATTTCGCGCGGCTGGGCTCCCGGCTGAAGACCGCCCCGCCCGTGAAGGAGGAGTCCGACCGTCAGCGCCTCTGGCAGGGCGTGCGCGAGGGAGACATCGCCTTTCTGACCACGGATCACGCCGCCGGCGAGTGGCCGCGCGAGAAGCAGACCGGCTCCTTCTGGACGGATTACGGCGGGATCCCGGGCGTGGAGTTGCTGCTGCCCTGGGCCTGGACGGCGGGCATGGCCACGGGCCGGCTCAGCCTGGAGCGGCTGGTGGACCTGCTCTGCGGCGGCCCGGCCCGCTTCTTCGGCCTGGAGGACCGCAAGGGCGCGCTACGGCCCGGCCTGGATGCGGACTTCGTGCTGCTGGGCAAGGAGACCTGGACCGTGCGCGCGGAGGAGCTGCACAATCTCAACCGCTACACGCCCTTCGAGGGACGGGAGCTGGCGCTGCGCGTGGAGCAGACCTGGCTGCGCGGCGAGCAGGTCTGGGACCGGCGCGGGGCGGAGTTTCCGGCCGCCCCGGGATTCGGTCGTCTGACAAGCCGCGGGAGGCGGACCCATGCCTGAGATCCACCTGCTGAGCGGCGGCACGCTGCTGCCCGATTGGAGTGGAGCCGCCTGCGTGGAGGACGGCGCTGTCGCCTGGAGCGGCGGGACGATCCTGGCGGCCGGTGCGCGCGGGGAGCTGGAACGGCTCTATCCTGAGGCCGTCCGGCTCGACGCCCGGGCCGGCTGGATCGCCCCCGGTCTGGTCAACGCCCACCACCACATCTATTCTGCGCTGGCCACGGGACTGGACCCCGGCCTGCCCATCGACGGGTTCGGCCAGCGCCTGGATCGTCTCTGGTGGCGGCTGGATCGCGCCCTCGACGAGGCCAGCATCCGCCAGAGCGCCCGACTGACGGCCCTGCGCTGCGCCCTGGCCGGCTGCACGACCCTGGTGGACCACCACGCCTCGCCGGCCTGCGTCGACGGCTCGCTGGATTGGCTGGCCGAGGAACTCGAGGTCGCCGGCCTCTCCGCCCTGCTGTGTTACGAGGCCACGGACCGCAACGGGCACGCCGGGGCCCTGGCCGGGCTGCGCGAGAGCCGGCGCTTCCGGGACTCGGTCCGGAGGCACGAGCGCTTCCGGGGTCTGATCGGCCTGCACGCGGCCTTCACGCTGGGCGACGACACGCTGGCCGCGGCGGCGCAGCTGGCGGAGGACGGGGACGTCCACGTGCACGTGGCCGAAGATCGCCTGGACGGCGAGATCTGCCGGGGCCGGGATGGCCTAAGTCCGCTGGAGCGCCTGGATTCCGCCGGCCTGCTGGGGGCGGCCGCCTGGATCGCCCACGGCACGCACCTGGACGAGGCGGGCCTGGACCTGCTGGCGCGGCGCGGCGCCCTGCTGGTCCACAACCCCGAATCCAACGCCAACAACCAAGTGGGACGGCTGGACCTGCGCGCCGTGCGCCGGGCCGGGGTGGACGTGGCGCTGGGCACCGACGGCATGAGTTCCTGCCTGCTCAGCGCGCTGCGCTGCGCGTTCCTGCTGCACCGCCAGGGCGCGGGCGATCCGGCGGGCGGCTGGCAGGACTGCGCCGGGCTGCTGGATGGAGCCCGGGCGCGGTTGGCCCGGCTTTTCGGACAACCTGCCTACGGCCAATTGGTCGCCGGAGCCCCGGCGGACCTGATCGTGCTGGACGTGCCGGCTGCCCTGCCGCCCACGGCCGCCAACCTGACCGCGCAACTCGTCTTCGGCCAGGTGCCGCCCCGCGTGCGGCACACCGTGGCCCGGGGACGCCGGCTGGTCGACAATTTCGAGGCCTGCGGCCTGGATCCGCACCGCCTGGCGGCGGAGATCCGCCCGGTGCGGGAGGCGCTCTGGCGGCGCTTCCACCAGCTGGGGGCCGGAACACCTTATCTTGGCGCCGAACCCGGAGCCGCTGGAGGAAGACCCGAATGACTCATCGTGAAGACGTCCGCGCCCGCGCCCTGGAACGTTGCCGGGAGCGGGGCATCGTGATTCCCACGCTGGCCCAGCAGCAGCACCCGGAGCAGGTACCCGCCGAGATCCGCGCGGCGCTGCGGCCGCTGGACATGCAGGCCCTGGATCCCCTCAACCTCTTTCGCATCACCTGGAAGAACGACGTGGAGAGCGGCGGCTTCGGCGGCGTCAACCAGCTGGAGATCCCGCCGGAGATCTCGGGCGTCCGGGCCCGCATCGTGGGCCTGGTGGGACGCCACTTCCCCACCGGCGCGCACAAGGTGGGCGCGGCCTTCGGCTGCCTGGTGCCGCGGCTCGTGCGCGGCGAGTTCGATCCCACCACCCAGCTGGCGGTCTGGCCCAGCACGGGGAACTACTGCCGCGGCGGCGCTTTCGACAGCGCGCTGCTGGGCTGCCGGCCACTGGCCATCCTGCCCGAGGAGATGAGCCGCGAGCGCTTCCGCTGGCTGGAGGAGATCGGGGCCGAGATCATGGCCACGCCGGGCTGCGAGAGCAACGTCAAGGAGATCTTCGACGCCTGCTGGCGGATCCGCGCCGAGCGCAGCGACGCCGTCATCTTCAACCAGTTCGAGGAATTCGGCAACTACCTCTGGCACTACGCCGTGACAGGCTCCGCCGTGCTGGAGTTGGCCCGCGAGCGCGGACTGGCTGCGGGTCAGGTCCACTGGGTGGGCGCCACCGGTTCCGGCGGCACGCTGGCCGCGGGCGATCGCGTGAAGGACGAGTTTCCCGGCGCGCGGCTGGTGGCCTC from Candidatus Delongbacteria bacterium encodes the following:
- a CDS encoding pyridoxal-phosphate dependent enzyme is translated as MTHREDVRARALERCRERGIVIPTLAQQQHPEQVPAEIRAALRPLDMQALDPLNLFRITWKNDVESGGFGGVNQLEIPPEISGVRARIVGLVGRHFPTGAHKVGAAFGCLVPRLVRGEFDPTTQLAVWPSTGNYCRGGAFDSALLGCRPLAILPEEMSRERFRWLEEIGAEIMATPGCESNVKEIFDACWRIRAERSDAVIFNQFEEFGNYLWHYAVTGSAVLELARERGLAAGQVHWVGATGSGGTLAAGDRVKDEFPGARLVASEALQCPTLLRNGFGGHRIEGIGDKHIPWIHNARNTDAVAAIDDEDTLRLLRLFNEPAGHAQLRALGVDESLLARLPWLGISSICNLLTAVKAARWFELDESHVIFTCFTDSAEMYLSRLDEMNGTLGVYGAADARVDHERRLLGQGTDNFRELTYPDRRALHNLKYFTWVEQQGRTVEELNALWDPGFWSALKDELPAWDEEITRFNRDSGAKFATRS
- a CDS encoding amidohydrolase family protein, which codes for MPEIHLLSGGTLLPDWSGAACVEDGAVAWSGGTILAAGARGELERLYPEAVRLDARAGWIAPGLVNAHHHIYSALATGLDPGLPIDGFGQRLDRLWWRLDRALDEASIRQSARLTALRCALAGCTTLVDHHASPACVDGSLDWLAEELEVAGLSALLCYEATDRNGHAGALAGLRESRRFRDSVRRHERFRGLIGLHAAFTLGDDTLAAAAQLAEDGDVHVHVAEDRLDGEICRGRDGLSPLERLDSAGLLGAAAWIAHGTHLDEAGLDLLARRGALLVHNPESNANNQVGRLDLRAVRRAGVDVALGTDGMSSCLLSALRCAFLLHRQGAGDPAGGWQDCAGLLDGARARLARLFGQPAYGQLVAGAPADLIVLDVPAALPPTAANLTAQLVFGQVPPRVRHTVARGRRLVDNFEACGLDPHRLAAEIRPVREALWRRFHQLGAGTPYLGAEPGAAGGRPE
- the allB gene encoding allantoinase AllB → MSPRLFRNARVPAGGDATRVLDFLVEDGRFAWFDEPGRNRCPEACEIDLQGRLVLPGVIDGHVHFDDPGYTWRETFASGTRAAAAGGVTCVADMPCTSTPPVVSLANLRAKHAAVRDQALVDYIFWGGMCANLMEGGTDWRRDLRSLAAAGIGALKCYLHSGMDGFRAVSHAQLGELAGLCAELGLPLGVHAEDQELVLGREAALRAAGRADAEAFVESRPGEAERRAVRAVIQAARESGAHLHVVHLGSGAALEEIAAARRAGLRVSAETCPHYLAFTSADFARLGSRLKTAPPVKEESDRQRLWQGVREGDIAFLTTDHAAGEWPREKQTGSFWTDYGGIPGVELLLPWAWTAGMATGRLSLERLVDLLCGGPARFFGLEDRKGALRPGLDADFVLLGKETWTVRAEELHNLNRYTPFEGRELALRVEQTWLRGEQVWDRRGAEFPAAPGFGRLTSRGRRTHA